A window from Drosophila kikkawai strain 14028-0561.14 chromosome 2L, DkikHiC1v2, whole genome shotgun sequence encodes these proteins:
- the snsl gene encoding uncharacterized protein snsl has translation MMSWPKQWGFASLWLPLLLLGLLCTQDVSTFIVPRELPSILSIVYSNIPPIKKGTDSRLGFGFRLGEHADFQVMVELGPQKETRPIGEPSQDDQSFNKRQVSSSDQKALLRQLYRQQVKEEAKMLMTSTERNAASWLETWSNGMKPQKPQRPQKPKDQVKSRPVKESSLPQLQDPTSAMQQLQLLYKMATTSTSSTTGPPPEPSSPPPAPTFTGGSLNLGGPSGFKLPPPALSQDTNTLSNGNSEPVKSQSEITRELMDVSLDT, from the exons CCCAAGACGTATCCACTTTCATTGTGCCAAGGGAACTGCCCTCTATACTGTCCATAGTTTACTCCAACATACCGCCGATCAAGAAGG GAACGGATTCCCGCTTGGGCTTTGGCTTTCGCCTGGGCGAGCATGCCGATTTCCAGGTGATGGTGGAGCTGGGCCCCCAGAAGGAGACCCGACCCATTGGCGAGCCCAGCCAGGATGATCAGTCGTTCAACAAGCGCCAGGTGAGCTCCAGCGACCAGAAGGCCCTGCTGCGACAGCTCTACCGCCAGCAGGTGAAAGAGGAGGCCAAAATGTTAATGACCTCCACGGAAAGGAATGCGGCCAGCTGGCTGGAGACCTGGTCCAATGGCATGAAACCGCAAAAGCCACAGAGGCCTCAAAAGCCCAAGGATCAGGTCAAGAGCCGGCCGGTAAAAGAAAGTTCATTACCGCAGCTGCAAGATCCCACCAGCGCCATGCAGCAGCTGCAGTTGCTCTACAAGATGGCCACCACTAGTACCAGTAGCACCACAGGGCCACCTCCTGAaccttcttctcctcctcctgctcctacCTTCACTGGAGGCTCCCTTAACCTGGGCGGACCCAGTGGCTTCAAGCTGCCACCGCCTGCTCTCTCACAGGACACCAACACGCTGAGCAATGGGAATTCTGAGCCCGTGAAGAGCCAAAGTGAGATCACCAGGGAGCTGATGGACGTCAGTCTGGATACTTAG
- the LOC108086267 gene encoding sialin — MSNTEKGGLHRVRNFLSCRQVLNLLTMLGFMLNYALRVNLTIAIVDMVRPNVTASSGNGTLAGNGTTGNSSSSVTTSSPDGVDVYEERFPWDTYQTNFVLGCFFWGYILTELPGGRLAELIGGRRVFGHSMLWASLLTLITPLAAHINYVVLIVVRVVLGFMLGASWPAIHPVAAVWIPPMERSKFMSNMMASSLGAAITMPICGYLISVAGWASVFYLTGAVGLLWSLAWFTFVYETPATHPRITAEERREIEEAIGTTTSKKRPSHVPWGQLLCSPAVWAIIICHGLAVFGFFTVVNQLPTFMSQILHFDIKQNGLFSSLPYLGKYVMAVASSYLADYLRKKGTLSTTATRKLFTTFALVIPGLLMILQVFLGYDATWSVTIFSLALFAHGAVTAGYLGNGLDIAPNFGGTIFGLANTLSSFGGFLSTWMVGALTYHDKSFHQWQIVFWILGATYISGAVVFAILGSGELQPWNNPPERVKISDVTQEEGVPLKNEK, encoded by the exons ACTTCCTGTCATGCCGCCAAGTGCTGAACCTGCTGACCATGCTCGGCTTCATGCTGAACTATGCCCTCAGAGTCAATCTTACCATAGCCATTGTGGACATGGTCCGGCCAAATGTCACTGCCTCCTCTGGTAATGGAACTCTGGCGGGGAATGGCACGACGGGTAATAGTTCCTCCTCCGTCACCACATCCAGCCCGGATGGCGTGGATGTGTACGAAGAGCGCTTCCCCTGGGACACTTACCAGACCAACTTTGTGCTGGGCTGCTTCTTCTGGGGCTACATTCTCACTGAGCTGCCTGGCGGTCGCCTGGCTGAGCTTATTGGCGGTCGCCGCGTCTTTGGACATTCCATGCTGTGGGCCAGTCTGCTGACCCTGATCACGCCGCTGGCGGCGCACATTAACTATGTGGTTTTGATTGTGGTGCGAGTGGTGCTTGGTTTCATGCTGGGCGCTTCCTGGCCAGCCATTCACCCGGTGGCCGCCGTCTGGATTCCGCCCATGGAGCGCTCCAAGTTTATGTCTAATATGATGG CCTCCTCTCTGGGCGCTGCCATAACCATGCCCATCTGCGGCTACCTGATCTCCGTTGCTGGCTGGGCCAGCGTCTTCTATCTGACAGGAGCCGTGGGTTTGCTTTGGTCCTTGGCCTGGTTTACCTTTGTTTATGAGACTCCTGCCACACATCCCCGCATTACGGCCGAGGAAAGGCGTGAGATTGAGGAGGCCATTGGCACAACCACCTCCAAGAAGCGTCCTAGCCACGTGCCCTGGGGCCAGCTTCTCTGCTCGCCCGCCGTCTGGGCCATCATCATCTGTCACGGCCTGGCTGTGTTTGGCTTCTTCACAGTGGTCAATCAGCTGCCCACGTTCATGTCCCAGATCCTGCATTTCGACATCAAGCAG AACGGCCTGTTCTCGTCGCTGCCTTATCTGGGCAAGTACGTCATGGCTGTGGCCTCGTCCTACCTGGCTGATTACCTGCGCAAGAAGGGGACACTGAGCACGACAGCCACCAGGAAGCTGTTTACGACTTTTG CTCTTGTCATTCCCGGCCTGCTGATGATTCTGCAGGTGTTCCTAGGCTATGATGCCACTTGGTCTGTCACCATCTTCTCGCTAGCCCTGTTTGCCCATGGAGCTGTTACTGCTGGCTATCTGGGCAATGGTTTGGATATTGCACCCAACTTTGGTGGTACCATTTTCGGACTGGCCAACACTCTGTCCTCCTTTGGTGGTTTCCTGTCCACGTGGATGGTGGGGGCCCTCACCTACCACGAT AAATCCTTCCATCAATGGCAAATTGTTTTCTGGATTTTGGGTGCCACCTACATCTCGGGAGCCGTGGTCTTTGCCATTCTTGGCAGTGGCGAACTGCAGCCCTGGAACAACCCACCAGAGCGCGTCAAGATCAGCGATGTTACCCAAGAGGAGGGTGTGCCGCTCAAGAATGAAAAGTGA